From one bacterium genomic stretch:
- a CDS encoding FeoA family protein produces the protein MRSLSALRPGETARLGQIPAMEVGLARELAAMRLLPGEVVTVLESVGGGGPLLVKGTGGIFALGRSLAARLAVESLVPCP, from the coding sequence ATGCGATCGCTCTCAGCGTTACGGCCTGGTGAGACCGCCCGTCTAGGTCAGATTCCGGCCATGGAAGTCGGCCTGGCGCGGGAACTCGCGGCCATGCGGCTGTTGCCCGGCGAGGTGGTGACGGTTCTGGAATCGGTCGGGGGCGGTGGACCCCTCCTGGTGAAGGGAACCGGAGGCATCTTTGCCCTGGGGCGTAGCCTGGCCGCCCGCCTGGCCGTTGAGAGTTTGGTGCCGTGCCCATAG
- a CDS encoding DUF885 domain-containing protein produces MTPDAEFERVAQGFLTDYFEFYPTTGAGLGLHAYDGRAGDYSRPAIDAWLRTMGSWERRLSDLPPGSLGSQAAHDAALIAQAIAQERLRFQVLRDHQRNPVLWSFPLDVTTYLKRNYAPLPERLRLLTNHLEEIPRFLEEAREHLSEPLALPVVETALEIYGGYRAFYADDLARAAAGRAGTPLHDRFEMARTAASAALGSFEAFLAEAKHRATGEFAIGEAGFAAMLRSGEMVEAPLDRLVALGEAELDRLTEEVREAAGRVAPGAHPREVMATMAGEHPAEEALIPETRAMLEDLRRFLIEEEIVTVPGDVRPLVEETPPFARWAFAMMDSAGPFEEAATESYYYVTPPEPGWPKEQREEWLTKFDYATLKDVSIHEAYPGHFVHFLHIRRAPSMAAKVLTSYSFVEGWAHYCEEMMLDAGVDRSPKFHLAQLAEALVRQVRYLAAIRMHAGEMTVDQATGLFVDRAYMEPLTAGREAVRGTFDPGYLNYTLGKFLIRRLRDDYRAERGAAFSLREFHDRLIGLGAPPVPLARRAMLARDSGTIL; encoded by the coding sequence ATGACACCGGATGCAGAGTTTGAGCGCGTTGCGCAAGGATTCCTGACCGACTACTTCGAGTTCTACCCCACCACCGGAGCCGGCCTGGGGCTGCATGCCTACGACGGGAGGGCCGGCGACTACTCCAGGCCCGCGATCGATGCCTGGCTGCGCACCATGGGCAGTTGGGAGCGGAGGTTGTCCGATCTGCCGCCCGGAAGCCTAGGCAGCCAGGCTGCCCACGATGCGGCCCTGATCGCCCAAGCGATCGCCCAGGAACGGCTGCGGTTCCAGGTTCTCCGCGACCACCAGAGGAACCCCGTCCTGTGGAGCTTCCCCCTGGACGTTACCACCTACCTGAAGCGCAACTACGCGCCGCTGCCTGAACGGCTACGATTGCTCACCAACCACCTCGAGGAAATACCGCGCTTCCTGGAGGAGGCGCGGGAGCACCTGAGTGAGCCGCTGGCCTTGCCCGTCGTCGAGACCGCGCTCGAGATCTACGGCGGATACCGGGCGTTCTACGCCGACGATCTGGCGCGCGCAGCCGCGGGAAGGGCCGGCACACCGCTGCACGACCGGTTCGAGATGGCCCGTACCGCGGCGTCGGCCGCCCTCGGGAGCTTTGAGGCGTTTCTCGCCGAGGCGAAACATCGCGCCACCGGGGAGTTCGCAATAGGAGAGGCGGGCTTCGCGGCGATGCTGCGCAGCGGCGAGATGGTGGAGGCGCCTCTCGACCGCCTGGTTGCCCTGGGTGAGGCCGAGCTGGACCGACTGACCGAAGAGGTGCGGGAGGCGGCCGGCCGCGTGGCTCCCGGCGCGCACCCGCGCGAGGTCATGGCTACGATGGCCGGGGAGCATCCTGCCGAAGAGGCGCTGATCCCCGAGACCCGGGCAATGCTGGAGGATCTCCGGCGCTTCCTGATCGAGGAGGAGATCGTGACGGTGCCAGGCGACGTGCGGCCTCTGGTCGAGGAGACACCACCGTTTGCGCGCTGGGCCTTTGCCATGATGGACTCCGCTGGGCCGTTCGAGGAGGCCGCCACCGAGTCTTACTACTATGTCACTCCCCCGGAGCCGGGCTGGCCCAAGGAACAGCGTGAGGAGTGGCTGACGAAGTTCGACTATGCCACGCTCAAAGACGTCAGCATCCACGAGGCCTACCCCGGCCACTTCGTCCACTTCCTCCACATCAGGCGCGCGCCCTCGATGGCCGCCAAGGTACTGACCTCATACTCATTTGTGGAGGGATGGGCGCACTACTGCGAGGAGATGATGCTCGATGCCGGTGTGGACCGGAGTCCCAAGTTCCACCTGGCCCAGCTCGCCGAAGCCCTGGTGCGGCAGGTCAGGTATCTTGCCGCGATCAGGATGCACGCCGGAGAGATGACGGTGGACCAGGCCACCGGGCTGTTCGTGGACCGCGCCTACATGGAACCGCTTACCGCCGGCCGGGAGGCCGTGCGCGGCACCTTCGATCCCGGATACCTCAACTACACCCTAGGCAAGTTCCTTATCCGGAGGCTGCGGGATGACTACAGGGCCGAGCGCGGGGCGGCCTTCTCGCTGCGGGAGTTCCACGACCGGCTGATCGGGCTTGGCGCGCCGCCGGTTCCACTGGCGCGCCGGGCGATGCTGGCGCGGGACTCCGGGACAATCCTCTAG
- the rdgB gene encoding RdgB/HAM1 family non-canonical purine NTP pyrophosphatase — translation MEIVLATRNRGKARELTALLSWLPVRVMTVADFADVPELPETGDTFEANATSKATLVARLTGRIALADDSGLEVDALGGAPGVHSATFLGPHATADDRNAWVLERMRGVDEERRTARFRAVVAVATPDGAVRTFEGACEGLIADAPRGTGGFGYDAIFFVREYGCTMGELPADSKNAVSHRSRALWAARDYMASLVGNGEGS, via the coding sequence GTGGAGATCGTGCTGGCCACGCGCAACCGTGGAAAGGCCCGGGAGCTGACCGCGCTGCTCTCCTGGCTCCCGGTACGCGTGATGACGGTTGCGGACTTCGCCGACGTGCCCGAGCTACCTGAGACCGGCGATACCTTTGAGGCCAACGCGACATCGAAGGCGACTCTCGTGGCCCGGCTCACCGGCCGGATTGCCCTGGCCGACGACTCGGGTCTTGAGGTGGACGCGCTGGGCGGCGCGCCCGGGGTCCACTCTGCGACCTTTCTTGGACCGCACGCCACCGCGGACGACCGGAACGCCTGGGTTCTGGAGCGCATGCGCGGCGTAGATGAGGAGCGCCGCACCGCGCGGTTTCGGGCGGTAGTGGCCGTGGCCACCCCAGACGGCGCCGTCCGTACCTTCGAGGGGGCCTGTGAAGGCCTGATCGCCGACGCCCCCCGAGGCACCGGCGGGTTCGGATACGACGCCATCTTCTTCGTGCGGGAGTACGGCTGCACCATGGGAGAGCTTCCGGCGGATTCCAAGAACGCGGTCAGCCATCGCTCGCGTGCGCTTTGGGCCGCGCGCGACTACATGGCGTCCCTGGTTGGCAACGGAGAGGGCTCCTAG
- the rph gene encoding ribonuclease PH: MPRADGRAADELRPVEIVRNFIPHAEGSVLITLGQTRVVCTATVEERLPPWLRGAGQGWITAEYGMLPRSTHERTPRDPGRQGGRTQEIQRLIGRSLRSAVELQKLGDRTITVDCDVIQADGGTRTAAITGAMVALVDALAVLRRSGALGWWPLRELVAATSVGIVENETRLDLAYAEDSRARVDLNLVMTDSGHMVEVQGTAEGLPYSRGELLAMLALGEQGIRTLIAAQKASLGDVLAGRPR, encoded by the coding sequence ATGCCGCGAGCTGATGGTCGCGCCGCAGATGAGTTGCGGCCGGTTGAGATAGTGCGGAACTTCATCCCCCACGCCGAGGGATCGGTGCTCATCACGCTTGGTCAGACGCGCGTCGTGTGCACCGCCACCGTTGAAGAGCGCCTGCCGCCGTGGTTGCGCGGCGCGGGTCAGGGTTGGATCACCGCCGAGTACGGGATGCTGCCCCGCTCGACGCACGAAAGGACCCCGCGTGACCCAGGTCGGCAGGGTGGGAGGACGCAGGAGATCCAGCGGCTGATCGGGAGATCGCTGCGTTCAGCCGTGGAGCTACAGAAGCTGGGGGATCGGACGATTACGGTGGACTGTGACGTGATCCAGGCCGACGGCGGCACACGGACCGCGGCCATTACCGGCGCCATGGTGGCGCTGGTGGATGCGCTGGCCGTGCTGCGGCGCAGTGGCGCGCTGGGCTGGTGGCCGTTGCGCGAGCTCGTGGCGGCCACGAGCGTGGGCATCGTGGAGAACGAGACACGGCTGGACCTGGCCTATGCCGAGGACTCGCGCGCCCGGGTGGATCTCAACCTGGTAATGACCGACTCGGGCCACATGGTTGAGGTGCAGGGGACGGCCGAGGGTCTGCCCTACAGCCGGGGGGAGCTCCTGGCGATGCTGGCGCTGGGGGAACAGGGGATACGCACGCTGATCGCGGCGCAGAAGGCCTCGCTTGGCGACGTTCTTGCGGGGCGGCCGCGCTGA
- a CDS encoding N-acetylmuramoyl-L-alanine amidase family protein: MSALLILVAVLAAASPAVGQSAIRVVVNGSPVSLAAPAVMQAGQVMIPATRAFEAFGAAAVWLPAERTVLITNRTGRTVQMRIGEAVALVDGQARPLPVAPALVGGHPFVPAQFAFTALGAWVRFDEAERTLHVASQIMAIAIRRGGGAIRVVLDATGPLQPQMRTLQEPDRLVVDLHGGAFRPPDQDLLVGEAGVVRVRAAQFQIKPYITRVVFDLREQVVARTVAAADSFEFAIEVRPRGQAPAVQVPVPPPAAAPPPATVPVPPPAAAPPPAPASAPVALPEQPEPLVLLPPEPLPDDGIPRVLQVRVEQAAGRFRVFIEGTMPLEYAVREFLEPDRLVIDISGAVFVPVKQEIPVAGPVVTEVRAAQFQVDPNVTRVVVELRRKTAYTVTSGAADGSVLVVEILEPALRAHVVAIDAGHGGRDPGAIGPTGLYEKEVVLDIAQRVRELLVRGGVRVIMTRETDTFVELADRSRLARAQGATAFVSIHANASTRPAANGSETYYLTPQSLVLAQMMQEELGRVSGLVNRGVRTANFQVLRENDVPAVLVEVAYLSNVDEEARLRAAAFRQRLAEAVARAVHRFLLIYPVPAT, translated from the coding sequence GTGAGCGCGCTTCTGATTCTGGTGGCTGTCCTGGCTGCGGCGTCGCCCGCAGTGGGGCAGTCCGCAATAAGGGTAGTTGTTAACGGGTCGCCGGTTTCGCTGGCCGCGCCTGCTGTGATGCAGGCCGGTCAGGTGATGATCCCGGCGACGCGCGCATTTGAGGCCTTTGGGGCCGCGGCGGTCTGGCTGCCCGCGGAACGGACGGTACTGATCACCAACCGCACCGGCCGCACGGTTCAGATGCGGATCGGTGAAGCGGTGGCGCTCGTGGATGGTCAGGCCAGGCCATTGCCGGTCGCTCCTGCGCTCGTCGGAGGACACCCGTTCGTACCGGCGCAGTTCGCCTTCACGGCTCTCGGCGCGTGGGTCCGGTTTGACGAGGCCGAGCGCACCCTACACGTCGCCTCCCAGATCATGGCGATCGCCATCAGGCGAGGCGGCGGGGCCATCAGGGTGGTCCTGGACGCCACCGGCCCGCTGCAGCCACAGATGCGTACGCTCCAGGAACCGGACCGCCTGGTTGTGGACCTGCACGGCGGCGCGTTCAGGCCGCCGGACCAGGACCTACTGGTGGGAGAGGCGGGCGTGGTGCGCGTCCGCGCCGCGCAGTTCCAGATCAAACCGTACATCACGCGCGTCGTCTTCGACCTGCGCGAGCAGGTCGTGGCGCGGACGGTTGCCGCCGCGGACTCGTTCGAGTTTGCGATAGAGGTACGGCCGCGCGGACAGGCGCCGGCGGTGCAGGTGCCGGTTCCTCCGCCGGCCGCCGCTCCCCCGCCTGCCACGGTTCCGGTTCCTCCGCCGGCCGCCGCTCCCCCGCCCGCCCCTGCTTCGGCACCCGTAGCGCTGCCCGAGCAGCCGGAGCCGCTGGTCCTGCTGCCGCCTGAGCCGCTGCCGGACGACGGCATCCCACGGGTGCTGCAGGTGCGCGTTGAGCAGGCGGCCGGACGGTTTCGCGTATTCATAGAGGGGACCATGCCGCTGGAGTACGCCGTGCGGGAGTTCCTGGAGCCGGACCGCCTGGTGATTGACATCTCAGGCGCCGTGTTCGTGCCGGTCAAGCAGGAGATCCCCGTGGCCGGCCCCGTCGTGACAGAGGTCCGGGCCGCGCAGTTTCAGGTGGATCCGAATGTCACCCGTGTGGTCGTGGAACTCCGGCGTAAGACGGCCTACACCGTGACCTCCGGCGCCGCCGACGGCAGCGTGCTCGTCGTGGAGATCCTCGAGCCGGCGTTGCGCGCGCATGTCGTGGCCATTGACGCCGGGCATGGCGGCCGTGATCCAGGGGCGATCGGCCCCACCGGCCTGTACGAGAAGGAAGTGGTGCTCGACATTGCGCAGCGCGTCCGCGAGCTGCTGGTGCGCGGCGGGGTGCGCGTGATAATGACACGCGAGACCGACACATTCGTTGAGCTGGCCGACCGGTCCCGACTGGCGCGGGCCCAGGGAGCGACCGCGTTCGTGAGCATTCACGCCAACGCCTCGACCCGCCCGGCAGCCAACGGATCCGAGACATACTATCTGACCCCCCAGAGCCTGGTGCTGGCGCAGATGATGCAGGAGGAGCTGGGACGGGTTTCGGGACTGGTCAACCGCGGTGTGCGCACGGCCAACTTCCAGGTGCTGCGCGAGAATGATGTCCCCGCGGTGCTGGTTGAGGTTGCGTACCTGTCCAATGTTGACGAGGAGGCCAGGCTGCGTGCCGCCGCGTTCCGGCAGCGCCTCGCCGAGGCGGTCGCGCGTGCCGTGCACCGTTTTCTGCTAATCTACCCTGTACCGGCGACCTGA